GTTCTGCTCGGCGAACCCGGTGTCGGCAAGACCGCCATCGCCGAAGGCCTCGCGTTGCGGATTATCCAGCAGAAGGTCTCCCCGGTGCTGTTCGGCAAGCGGGTGGTGGCGCTGGACCTCGGTTCGATAGTGGCCGGTACCAAGTACCGCGGCCAGTTCGAAGAGCGCATCAAGGCCATCATGACCGAGATCGAGAAGAACTCGAACATTATTCTGTTCCTCGATGAGCTGCACACCATCGTCGGCGCCGGCAGCGCGTCGGGCAGTCTTGATGCCTCCAATATGTTTAAGCCGGCCCTCGCGCGCGGCGAGTTGCAGTGCATCGGCGCGACGACCCTTAAAGAGTACCGCCAGTCCATCGAAAAGGACGGCGCGCTCGAGAGACGTTTCCAGAAGGTCATGGTGGATCCACCTTCCGTGGAGGATACCATCCAGATCCTCAAGGGTCTGCGCGAGAAGTACGAAGAGCATCACGGCGTCAAGTACCCCGACGACGTCATCGAACTGTCGGTGCGCCTCGCGGACCGCTATATTACCGACCGCTTCCTGCCGGACAAGGCGATTGACGTGATGGACGAGACCGGATCCTGCGTGCGCATTTCGCACATCGTGATCCCGGAAAAGATCATCGCCCTCGAGCAGGAGATCGAAAACATCCGTCTGCAGAAAGAGGAACTGGTCAAGCGGCAGGAATACGAAAAGGCCGCTATGTTCCGCGACAAGAAGATGAAGCTCGAGCAGATGCTCAAGGAAGAGAAGGAACGCTGGGAGCATTCGGACACCCGCCCGGCGCTCGAAGTCAAGCCCGATGACATTACCGGCACGGTCTCCCGTATGACGGGCATTCCGGTCAACCGGGTCTCTTCTGGTGAAGGCGAGCGGCTGCTCAAGATCAAGGAAGAACTGCGCGAGCGCATCGTGGGGCAGGATGAAGCCCTCGACGCCATCGCCCGCAGTCTCCGCCGTGCGCGCTCGGGTCTTAAGAGCCCGTCGCGTCCCATCGGCTCCTTCATGTTCCTCGGCCCCACGGGCGTCGGCAAGACCGAACTGGCCCTGGCGCTGGCGGAGTACCTGTTCAGCGATCCCAATGCGCTCATCCGGATTGACATGAGCGAGTACATGGAGAAGTTCAATGTCTCGCGTCTGATCGGCGCTCCTCCGGGATACGTCGGCTATGATGAAGGCGGTCAGCTTACCGAGCGGGTGCGCCGTAAGCCGTACAGCGTGGTGCTGCTCGACGAGATCGAGAAGGCCCATCCGGACGTGTTCAACATTCTATTGCAGGTACTCGACGCGGGCGAACTCACCGACGGCACGGGCCAGAAGGTGGACTTCCGCAACACGATTCTCATCATGACCTCGAACCTCGGCACCCGCGAAGCCGCGCGCTCTTTAGAGTTCGGCTTTACCGGCCCGAAGGTCATCAGCCATGACAAGGTGCAGAGCAAGATGATGGAAGAACTGAAGAACAGCTTCCGTCCCGAATTCATCAACCGCCTTGACGAGATCGTGGTCTTCCGCATGCTGCAGCGCGATTCCATCAGCGACATTCTTAGCCACTATGTGGAAGACATCAACAAGCGGCTGACCGAGCGCAATGTCAAGGTGACGCTCTCGCAGAAGGCCCGCGATTTCCTGATCGACCACGGCTACAAGCCCGAAGTCGGCGCACGCTTGCTGCGGCGCACGGTGGAGCGCTTCCTTGAAGATCCGCTTGCCGAGGAAATCCTGAAGAACCGCTTCCCCGAAGGCACGACGATTGTCGCCGGCGCCAAGGAGGAAGAACTGACCTTCCGTGAGAAGACGGAGAAGATCCCCGAAGGCGCGGAGAACGAGTAAGCAACGCTGACCGGAGAAGGCGGTAGGGGCTGATGGCATCGCCCGCCTCCCAGGAATACAATCCCCAAGCCCGGGTCGCAAGACTCGGGCTTGTTATTTGCCCTTGATCCCCTTAGCTATCTGCCGACCCTTGCTTTAACTGCTGATAAATCAAACTGTAACCACCTTCAATCAAACTGCACCTCAAGGCGCGAATCGCGCAAGAAGTGCGTACAATGAAGAAATTTGTGCTTGCGTAATAGCGGAAGGATTTGTATAGTAGAGTATTCAGGCTGAATCCGTCTGCTCTCGGACTTTTCAGGGCGGGTTTTTCCAACCACAACCGGGAGGCTGCGATGAAAACGGTGCTGACTCTGATTTCGATTCTCAGTCTTGCTGTGCTGGCGTGGGGGCAGCCGCCGGATACGTTGTGGACGCGCCGCGGAGAGGGGTACGACCGCGCCGCGCTCACCGCTACCGGGGATGGTGGGTTCCTCTGGTGTCGCATACAGAGCAGTGGTCGCATCGGTCTGGACCGCTATGACGCGGCGGGGAACGTAGCGTGGTCGCAGGAACTGGGCTTCTTCTACAAATGCGACGTGCAACCGGACGCCGATAGCGGCTTTGTGGTCCTGCTTTCGGACAACGAGACGGAAATCGTAAGGCTCACGTCCTCCGGCGAGGAACTCTGGCATCGCTACGTCGATGAGGCCTACGCGAGCGGCTTTCAGGATTGGATCCGGCCCGCGCCGGGGGGAGGATACTTCACCGCGTCCTCTGTCAGTTCCTGGGCCACGCGGCTGGCCGCCAACGGCGATACCGTGTGGGTGCGGGCGCTTGATCTGCCGGTGGCCACGACCCCGGTTGCCATGTGGGCGGAGGCCGATACCGGTTTTGTGATCGCCGGCCGGCAGCGAACCGGTACGGATTCGACCGTGTTTCTGCTGACCAAATTCAACGGCCGGGGAGACCCCCTTTGGACGCGTTCCTATAGCGGCGGCGGCAATGCCATGGGGATCATCGGCGCGGCGCCTGCCAATGACGGCAGCGTCTATGAAGTAGGGTGTGCGCCTTCCCTCATGCGCATCGTGGCGGCGGGCAATGACCAATGGACGCGCGATATCCCGGATCTGGAGGGCTGTGTTGCCACGGCCCTCTGCCCCACACAGGACGGAGGCTGCTCGGTCGCCGGAGTCTTCTACCCGGTCGAATTTATGGGTACAAATATGTTTGCCGCGAAGTTCGACAGCTCCGGTCGATGCCTGTGGACCTGCCCGCGTTTCACACGCGAAGAGAGCATGTACGCGACCCATATCGTGCAGACCTCCGATGGTGGCTATGTGGTCGCGGCGCAGGTGAGTGAGCCCGATACCGTACTGACGGCAACGGGTTCCTTGCTGGTCCGCTTCGCCCCGGACCCGACCGCTGCCCATCCGTCCGTCATCCTTCATCCGTCCACCTTCATCCTTTCCGCGTATCCCAACCCCTTCAACCCGGCGACCACGCTGGCTTTCACACTGCCGAATTCCGGCAAACTGTCTCTGGAAATCTATGACGTGATGGGCCGTCAGGTGCAAACCCTCTCCGATGGATTTTTGGAAGCGGGGGAGCATTCGCTGCGGTTTGACGGCACCGCGCTGCCGTCGGGGATTTACTTCGCTCGGATACAGAGCGGGGAATTTACAGCCACACACAAGTTGCTGCTGCTTAAGTAAGGAGGCTGCCATGAGAACCACAATCATTGCCCTGATCACGCTCATCCTCGTTGGTTCGGCGTTTGCCCAGCCGCCGACTGCTGTGTGGACCCGGACCTTGGGCGATGCCGAGGGAGTGCGGGATCCCGGCATCTATAGCATGAGTGCAGGTGCCGACGGCGGTGTGTACGTCACGGGGCGGTGCTGCCTGAATGTTTTCCATCAGGCCTTTGCGTCCGCCTGGGTAGCGCGTCTTGATGTGAACGGAAATGTAAGCTGGTCGAGAGACTTCTGGGGAACCGGCGGCTCCTCTCCCGGTTGGGATGCCGGAGGGTACGCGATCCAAACCGCCGCCGATGGGGGCTGCATCGTCGGTTGCGGGATAGGCGACTTGGGTTCTATCCCCTTACCGGCTGCCTTGGTTCGCCTGAACGGTTCAGGAGATACCCTGTGGGCGCGGCTGATTCAACCGCTGGATACCATGCCCAACAGTGCTGCCGTCACCGCGGTCTGCGCTGCACCCGGCAACGGTATTGCGGCAACCGCGCGCAGCGACACCCGGATCGTCCGCGCCGATTCTGCCGGAAATATTCTGTGGGACCATTCGATACCTGACGCGACATTAAACTCGATTATCGCCACGCCGGACGGTGGTTTTGTTGCCGCGGGTATGTACAGCCCGGGATTCAGCGTCTCCTTCTTCCTGATGAAAGTCAACGCGGCGGGTGACACCCTATGGACGCGGCACCACTATTTCCTGCTCGGCGGCAGCGCCACCGCTGTGCTCCAAACTCCGCAGCACGGGTTTATCATGGCGGGAAAGGCCTTCATACCGGACACTACACAGCCTGCATTCGGTGCGGTCGCAGCCACCGATTCTATGGGCCAGTTGCTCTGGTGGCGGACCTACGATGATCCGGAATTCATCAGCATGAAGCCCTGTGCCGAAGGAGGCTATATTCTGCTTTCGGACCGCCTTGTGCGCATCAACGAGGACGGCGACACGCTTTGGACAAAGGCTCTGTCGAGCGACACCTATAGCTACAAAGATGTGGTGCAGACGGCGGACAGCGGTTATGTTGTCGGCGGTTATTCCGGCACGGAATGGGGCGGCTCCGCCGAACTCACCAAATTCTCCCGCGAAGGCCTGGCTACCGATCCGTCTTTCATCCTTCATCCTTACGCCTTCATCCTTTCCGCGTACCCCAATCCTTTCAACCCCGGCACCACTCTTTCCTTCGCGCTTTCCAAAGCGGGGCGGACAAGCATCGTGGTCTATGACATTACGGGGCGCGAGGTGCAGACGCTCATAAATGAGACGCTCACCGCCGGCGAACATACGCTGCCGTTCGACGGTTCCGCGCTGCCTTCAGGTATCTATTTTGCCCGAGTAAACAGTGGAGAATCCATCGCGACGCAAAAGCTATTGCTGTTGAAGTGACGCGTGTGCGTCAGCAATTTCCACTTACTCGGAGTTTTCAATGAGAGCAATTTTTTGCGTCGTCTGCCTGTTGCTTGTGGTGGTAGCCTCCGTCGCTCAGGCGTCGGTATCCCAGGCAACGATGTTGTTCCTTGCGATGTCTCCCTCGGCGCAGGCCAATGGGCGCACGGTTGCGGTTTTGCCGGGCAGCTATGATGATCCCCTCGCCCCGTGGTACAATCCCGCGGCCCTCGGCTTTCTGGCGCGGCAAAGCAAGGGATCTATCGGCTTCGGGTATGTCAACCGCATTCCGCAGTTCGGTCTCAGGAAAAATCTCACGCTTACCGGTCTTGCCGCCAATGCCTCACTGGGCAAACTGGCGCTGCCGCAATTCTTGGGCAGGCGGCCTGCACTGTATTACGGTGTCGGCGCGCATCTGGTCTCCTTCAACCTGAACGATTCACCTGTCACGGATGAGCAGGGGCACAACCTCGGCACCTTCCGCGTTCATGAATGGGTCTCCGCAATCAGCCTCGGTGTGATGCTGGATTATTACGTGCACCTTGCCGTCGGCGGCAGCTTAAAATCGGCGCATTCGACGTTCGCGGCAACCGGCTCGGCGGCGGTCGCCACCGAAGTCGGCGCCAGCACATCCATGGGTGATGTGGGCGCATTGCTCGAAATTCCGTTGCTGTCCCTTGTGGAGAACATCCGGCATGCGCGTTTTCAAGCGGGCGAGAATCTCCACCCGGATCTGTACGCCTCCTTCGGCTATGCCATGACCAACATCGGCGGCAAAGTGTCCTACACCGACCTTGCCCAGGCCGATCCTCTGCCGCGCACGGCGCGTGCCGCCTTCGGGCTCACTGCCGATCTGACGCGCTATGATCCCGTGGTGGGGCCGTGGAAAATGGTCAGCCTTTCCTATGGTGTGCAGGGTGAAGATGAACTGATCTGGCGCGACGCGAGCGGCGTGTCCGGGTACATTCGCGCCCCCTTCGGCGATATGCATGTGGTCGATGACCTGTTGCTTGGCAAGTCCAATGCGCGCATCCGCCGCCTGAGCGGCGGCGAGGTGACCGCGCTGGAAGCGCTGACGGTTCGCGCCGGCTATTATGAAGATCCCGAGGACGCTCTCACGTATCATTCTTACGGTCTTGGCTTGCGCTTAAGCGGAATTCTCAAAGTCATTCACCGCGCCCCTGCCACGTCGCCCACAGGATTTCAGAAGATCCTGCGGCATGTGGATGTGCAGTACGACGCGTGCCTCTTTGATGGTGCGGACCGCCGTGTCAGCAGCGTCCCTTCGCATCTGATCTCCGTGCGCGTCAACTGATACATCGCACCCATTTCTGTGATCCTTCCCCATCCCTCTTCCCGTTTGGAGTCTTCCGTGAAGCTCACCTTGCTGTGCATCCTCAGTCTGTTGACACTCCTGACATGCGCCCTGCCTGCGGTCGCCGCCGATGGCGTATCGCAGGCAACCTTCCTATTCCTGACGCTCTCGCCTTCGGCACAGGTCAACGCGCGCGGTTTCAATCTGGCCGCCGGCAGCTATGAAGATCCCTTCGGCGCGGTGTACAATCCCGGCGCCATCGGCTTCATGGCAAAGCAGAACAGATTTTCCGGAGGCGGATCGGATATGCAGTGGCTGCCGGGGTTCAATCTGTCAGGCCTGCATTACCGGGGCTTTGCCGCCAATCTGCGGTTTGCTTCGGACACGCTGCCGATGTTCCTCGGCATGCGCGCTCCTATCACCTACGGTCTTGGCGCGCACACGGTGTATCTGGACCTCGGCAAAACTCAGCAGACGGACGAGCAGGGCCATTCACTCGGCAGTTTTCATTCCTGGGAGACGGCCTCGGCGGTGACCTTCGGCGCGATGATGGAACACCGTGTCCGCGTGGGATTCGGCATCAGCGGCCAGTGGGCCTATTCGAACCTCAGCCCTTCGGGAGCGGGCGCAGAGTCGGGCACAAACCACGCCAGTGCGGTGATGCTGGATGCGGGTCTGATTGTTGAAGCGCCGCTGCTTTCTCTTGTCGCCAAACCGCTGGCCGACCGCGTGGAAACCTGGTCAAGGCTGCGGCCCGAACTGCTGGCGGCTTACAGCTACACGCAAAACAATATCGGCGGCAAAGTCAGCTTCAACTCCAACGCACCCGGCGATCCGTTGCCGCGCACGGCCATTACCAGTCTGGGCATCGGTGCGGAACTAACCTATCCGCTGCGGGAAATCGGCCCGTGGAAAATCTTCAGTGTGTCTGCCTCGACGCAGGCCTCGGATGTGCTGGTCAAGCGGCATCCCAACGGCGCATCAGAATACAAACTGAATCCTCTCGGCGACATCGGCTTTGTCCATGATATAGTGTTGGGCGGGGCCAACGGCAAGATCGTCCGGGACTACGGTTACGAAATCGAACTGCTCGATCTTATCTATGTCCGTGCGGGCGATCACAGGGACCGCTTGGGCAACGTGTTCTACCACACCAGTGGCTTCGGCTTCCGGCTTACCGGCGTCTTCAAGGCCATGACGTGGGGTGATCCGGTGTTTGGATCTCAAAGCGGCGTCGCTGCCGTGCTGCGGCATCTGGATATCGAATTCGACACCAGTTCCTGGGACATCAAACTGACCAGCCCTAACTACAACAACCCCGTAAATCACACGCATACGGACATGCTGACTCTGCGCTACAAGTAATCTGTTGTGGGCAGCTCCTTCTTGTCAGATGTCCAAGCATGCTTGTGATGGAAACCGCTACGGAGATCGTCGTAAGTCATGAAGTAGATCAAAGCCCCTGCAAAACAGGGGTTTTGATCTACTTGGAAATCCAGCCGAAAATTCATAGATTTACAGCTTATGAAGTTTTGAGGACGTAATGGGCGTTAGATACTGGGTTTGGCTGAGTTTGGGTCTGCTGTTGTGGGGATGTTCCGCACCCCATGACAACCCCTTGGACCCCATCTCGCCTCGCTACCGCGGCGCAATTCCGGTCCCGGCGGTGCTGACAGGCACTGTCCGCTCGGTACATATTTCCCGTATCTTCCCGTCCACTGACTCTTACTCGGTCGTAGCCGAGCTGGGCGGGCAGGATGCCGGCCTTCAGGATTCGGCCTGGGTAGCCTTCAACAGCGGCTCCGGCGTGGGGCTGGTACGCCTCGGGCCAACCCTGTGGGGGACCATCTTTTCCGCGTCCTATTTTCACGCCCCTGACTTCCCGCACCTCGGAACCGTGGTGGGCCGTCCTTTCCTGTTTACCGCCCGCGACGGCCAGGGCTTGATGCACGAGACCGGCCCGGCCTACATGTGGCGGGTCATTGAAGGCGTACCGGGGGTACTGTCCCCTAAGGCGGACTCCGCCAATACTCCCGCTCAAGTGGATGCCCATCCGGACTATGTCTGGGAGCCCTTCAGCTCGGATTTCCCCTTTGGCTATGAAGTCAACGTCATCAATATGACAGAGGGCTTCGAAACCACCGTCTGGACCTCGCCTCTCTTGGGGGATACGGTCCTTACGATGCAGCAACCGGATTCGCTGCCGCTTCCCGCCGGCGACTATTATTGGACCGTTACGGTGGAGGACAGTTTCGAAAACTCCTCCCGCTCCAAGCAGGGAATGTTCACGGTCGCACCGGAACGGCAGGACAAGCCTTAACTGGCGGCGGGTGGCCTCCGCAGGGCGACAGGAACTTTTGACGGTTCGTCTATCCCCCTACCAGTTTCTCACGTCGTGTCGAACCATCGGAACCGCCTCCTTGTTTCGGACATACAACAAGAACACGGCCTGCAAAGGCCTGCCCTTTGCATAGATTTGCCTGTATGACATGAGGCTATGGATGGCGGATCGGCCATCGTAACTGGTTTTAGAATTCGATATGTCACCGAGGATAGAATGAAAGCGCGTTTCCTGTCACTGCTTGCGGCCCTTCTCTGTTTTGTCAGCCTTGCTCCAGCGGCCAAACCTTCGCCGCAGGACACGCTCTATGAACAGATCCGTCATAACGTTGGCCTGTTCGGAGACGTCTACCGTGAGTTGACGCTCCGTTATGTCGATAGCGTCGATCCCAAGAAGTTCATCCGCGCAGGGATCGACGGCATGTTGTCCACCCTCGACCCCTACACCGTGTTCTTCGATCAGGAAGGCACCGAGGATCTGGACGTCATCACCTCCGGCCGTTATGGCGGTGTGGGGATCGAAATCGGCATCCGTGGGATCGACAAGACCCTCACCGTGATTTCGGCGATGGACGACTCCCCGGCGCAGCGCGTGGGGATTCGCAGCGGCGACCGGATCCTGATGATCGACACCGTATCCACCGAAGGCTTCTCCACCGCACAGGCGGCCAAATATCTGCGGGGCGCCGCGGGGTCGCAGGTCAAACTGACCATCCAGCGCACCGGCTCGTCCGAGCCCATCGAGTTCGTGGTCACGCGCCGCGAGATTGAAGTCAAGGACGTGCCCTACTACGGATTTGTCCGGCCAGGCACCGGCTATATTAAGCTTGCCCATTTCTCCCGCAGCGCGCCGGATGAACTCGACAAAGCCATTGTCGAACTGAAGCAGGGCGGCATGTCCGCGCTGATTCTCGATCTGCGCGGCAACCCCGGCGGCCTGCTCAGCAGCGCGGTGTCCATTCTCCAGCGCTTCTGCGCCAAGGATGATACTATCCTGTATGTGCGCGGACGGGATGATGCGGGAGACCAGATTTTCAAATTGAGCACGGATCCACTGGCCGGACAGATTCCGCTGGCGGTGCTGGTCGACGGCGGTTCGGCTTCGGCCTCGGAAATCGTCGCCGGCGCGGTTCAGGATCTGGATCGCGGCGTGCTGATCGGTGATCCCACCTTTGGCAAGGGACTGGTGCAGTCGGTGGTCTCTTTCGAAAGCGGCGAAGCCCTCAAACTGACGACCGCTAAGTATTACACGCCGTCGGGCCGCCTGATTCAGCGCGTGGACTACCTGCATGACGGCAACGGCGTGTTCCGTGAGAGCCCCGAACCGCATCAAAAGTTCAACACGCACAATGGCCGTCCGGTGGAAGGCGGCGGCGGAATTACGCCGGATATTGTGGTGCCGTCTCCCGCTCCCGGCATGGTGGGCACGGAGTTGTGGCGGCAGGGCGCGTTCTTTGATTTCATCAATGCCTATCGCGCCAGGCATCCGATGATTACCACTGCCAAAATCGACGACTCGGCGATGGCGGAATTCCGGCACTGGCTGGATTCGACCCATTTCCACTATGAACTCAACGGCCAGCTTGCGCTGGATACTCTGCGCAGAGTACTCAAGGACGCGGGACTTACCGACAGCGCCGCCGTCGACCTGACGCACCTTGACCGCCTGCTGGAAATGCGCCGGGTGCGGGAGTTCGACAATGAAATGGACTTTATTCGCCATAGCCTCGAAGGAGAACTGGCCAATAATCTCTTCGGCTCCCGTGGCCGCATCGAAGCTTCCTTCGCCGATGACATGCAGATTCAAAAGGCCCTCGAAGTCTTCGCCAACAAACCCGAGTACGACCGCCTGCTCGCCGTGAGCACCGGCGGCAAGAGGGATTAAAAGCAGAACCCCCTTCTGATTCCCCCTTTTTCAAAGGGGAAGGGCCATCGGGTCTCCCCCTTAGCATAAGGGGGGATTAAAGGGGGGTATCGGATGCATCAATCGGGCTTAAGACTATCCGCCGCGCGGGGTGTCCTTACCCCGCGCGCAACAGGCACCTTCCCATGCTCCACCGCTTTCTGCGCTACACCGGACGCACCATCGCTCTGCTGTGGGCTTTGCTTTGGATCTTCTTCGGTGCGGCTTCGGGCTTCGGAGCAGGGGAGAGCCTCGGCGGGATCTTTGTTCACACGCTGATGCCGGGCATGGTTTTTCTGATCAGTGCACTGGTGGCGTGGAAGTGGGATGTCCTTGGCGGAATTCTGCTGATGGCCGAAGGCCTTGCCGTGCTGGTGCGCTATCCTTTCATGGCGCGCGGTTTCCCGAGCGAGACGATTGTGTTTGTGCTGCTGACCATGGTGCTGCCGCCGCTGGCCGCCGGTGGACTGTTATTGCTGGGACGGCGCAGATCTGACCCTGAGATGACCACAAGTCAATTTAGAGGATAATTCTGCAATGGATGCTGCCGAATCCCGTTCCTTCTCCGCGCCGATGAGCAGTGCGTCCGGGCGGCTGGTTTTCAAAAGAGGCGCCGCCAACGTGACCGTGCTCTCCGAAACCGGAATGGACGATCTCTACAAAGCCGAATTCACCGAGCCGATTCCGGATGTCAAAGCCATTGGCAACAATGTCGAAGTGACGTACCGTGTGGCCATGTCCGACTGGCTGAAGGGCTGGTGGCTGAAAGACCGCACCGCGGCTCGGATCGTGCTCAACCGTGCTATCCCCTGGCAAATCGAAACCAAGGGCGGAGTGTCCCATCTACGCGGCGATTTCGCGGAGATGAATATTCAGGCGATCTCGATTGTCGGCGGCGCCAGCGACGTGGAAATGCTGCTGCCGCGCGTCACCGGCGCTCTGCCGGTCAGCATCACCGGCGGCGCAAGTCACGTGAAGCTGATTCATCCGCTGGACGTCGGCGTCAAATTGCACATCGTCGGCGGCGCGGCCAAGGTGACTCTCGGAGAGCAATATCTCGGCGCGCTGGCCGGAGAGATCATTCTGCAAACCCCCGGCTACAAAGAGTCCGCCGGCCACATCGACGTCACGATCAAGGGCGGCGTCAGCGATGTGAACATCGCGACCACATGAATTCTTGAGACTAGAGACTGAAGACTGAAGACAAGAGTCGCTCCTACATTTCTGGTTTCGAGTCTCAAGTTTCAAGTCTCGAGTCTCACGTCTCGAGCTTTTACATGGAACTACTTTGACCTCCGAACCTTTCTGGCTGTTCGCCCTTGGTCTGGGCACCGGGGTGATCAGCGGCTACCTTGGCATTGGCGGCGCGCTGATTATAATTCCCGTGCTGCTGGAACTGTTCGCGGCGCGCGGCATTCCCGAAGAGTTGCGCATGCACCTTGTGGTCGGCACCAGCATGCTGGCTATTGTCGGTGCGGTGACCTCTTCGACTATTGCCCACGCGAAGGCAAAACGCGTCTACTGGCCCGCCGTGCCGTTTACCGCCGCGACCGCCGTCGTCATGTCCCTCATCGGCTCCAGGCTCTCCGCGCTCTCCTCGGCATCGTTCCTTAAAGGCTTCTTTGTCATCTTTGCGCTGTGCAGTGCGGCCATGCTGCTCATCAAGCCGCCCGCGCCGCCGCAGGAGATTTCCCTGCACCGCAACCGCTTGCTGGCGATTGGCCTGCTCGCGGGAATCGTCTCGGCCTACATCGGTGTGGCGGGCGGAATCGTGATGGTGCCGCTGTTTATCCTCTGGGCGGGAGTGCCCACCGAAATGGCCGCCGGAACCAGCACCGCCGTGGGAATCATTACGGCCATTGTCGGCACCACCGGCCACATTCTGAACGGCCTGAACGTGCCGAACCGCCCGGAAGGCGCATGGGGCTTTGTGCTCCCTGCCGTGGCCCTGCCGATTCTTGCCGGGACCATCTTCGGCGGGCCCCTCGGCAGCAGGCTCAACCGCAAACTGGGCCGCAACGTCTTCCGCTATGCCTTCGCCGTCTTCCTGCTGCTGATAGCGGGAAAGGTGTGGTTCTGGTAAACGCTACCCCCCTTAATCCCCCCTTATGCTAAGGGGGGAGACCCGATGGCCCTTCCCCCTTTGAAAAAGGGGGAATCAGAAGGGGGTTCTTCATTCGCATTTCCTATTTTCAAATTTCTAATTTCACATCTTCATCTTGCCCATGCCTACCATTTCTGAAAGCCATCTCAATTTGAAATTGCTGCGCCGCGGCAAAGTGCGCGACGTGTACGAACTCGATGACAAGCATCTGGTCGTCGTCACCTCGGACCGTCTCTCCGCCTTTGATGTGGTGCTGCCTACGCCGATTCCCGGCAAGGGCGCGGTGCTGAACCATCTCACGCGCTTCTGGATGAATCGCTTTACGGGGATCATCAAGAATCATCTGCCGCAGAACCGCGACGAGTTTTCCTCGCTGATGCAAAGCCTGGCCGCCTCCGAGGAGGACCTGACCACCGACCACATCGAAGTGGTGCGCAAGGCCGAAGTGTTCCCCATCGAGTGCGTCGTGCGCGGCTATCTGGCCGGATCCGGCTGGAAGGATTACCAGAAATCGGGTGAAGTGTGCGGCTACAAGCTCGGCGAAGGGCTGCTGCAGTGCGCCGAACTTCCCGAGCCGCTGTTCACGCCGTCCACCAAGGCGATGGAAGGTCACGACGAAAATATCACCGTGGCACAGGCCGCCAACATCATCGGCAAGGATGCCGCGGACAAGCTGGCGGAAGCCTCGCTGGCCCTGTACAAAGCTGGCCGTGATTACGCACGCGAGCGCGGCATCATTATCGCCGATACCAAGTTTGAGTTCGGACTCGTGGATGGCGAGATCGCCGTGGTGGATGAAGTGCTGACGCCCGACAGCTCGCGCTTCTGGCCGGCGGACCGCTATGAAGCCGGACGCGATCAGGCCAGCTACGACAAGCAGATCGTGCGCAACTATCTGATTGACATCGGCTGGGACAAGACCCCTCCCGGACCGCGCCTGCCGTTCATGATCATCGAAAAGACCGCTCAAGCCTACCGCGAAATTCTGGAACGATTGACGAAGTGACTCTAAGAGAAAAGTGTGTCGGGGCGCATCGCGGGATGCGCCCGTTCTTTTTCCCG
This genomic stretch from bacterium harbors:
- a CDS encoding ATP-dependent Clp protease ATP-binding subunit — translated: MQNKFSLRVQQVIQYSREEALRLGHDFIGTEHLLLGIIRLGDGLAVQILHNLGCDLEEIRESVEEMVDTSKGSMKIGNIPFTKRAEKVLKVSYIEGKNYSSDIIGTEHLLLALLKEEDSMAAQVLHGFSVTYDAVKAELDNLLRGSGQAQPAAPQEKSKTPNLDHFSRDLTKLARDGQLDPIIGRDKEIERVAQILSRRKKNNPVLLGEPGVGKTAIAEGLALRIIQQKVSPVLFGKRVVALDLGSIVAGTKYRGQFEERIKAIMTEIEKNSNIILFLDELHTIVGAGSASGSLDASNMFKPALARGELQCIGATTLKEYRQSIEKDGALERRFQKVMVDPPSVEDTIQILKGLREKYEEHHGVKYPDDVIELSVRLADRYITDRFLPDKAIDVMDETGSCVRISHIVIPEKIIALEQEIENIRLQKEELVKRQEYEKAAMFRDKKMKLEQMLKEEKERWEHSDTRPALEVKPDDITGTVSRMTGIPVNRVSSGEGERLLKIKEELRERIVGQDEALDAIARSLRRARSGLKSPSRPIGSFMFLGPTGVGKTELALALAEYLFSDPNALIRIDMSEYMEKFNVSRLIGAPPGYVGYDEGGQLTERVRRKPYSVVLLDEIEKAHPDVFNILLQVLDAGELTDGTGQKVDFRNTILIMTSNLGTREAARSLEFGFTGPKVISHDKVQSKMMEELKNSFRPEFINRLDEIVVFRMLQRDSISDILSHYVEDINKRLTERNVKVTLSQKARDFLIDHGYKPEVGARLLRRTVERFLEDPLAEEILKNRFPEGTTIVAGAKEEELTFREKTEKIPEGAENE
- a CDS encoding T9SS type A sorting domain-containing protein, giving the protein MKTVLTLISILSLAVLAWGQPPDTLWTRRGEGYDRAALTATGDGGFLWCRIQSSGRIGLDRYDAAGNVAWSQELGFFYKCDVQPDADSGFVVLLSDNETEIVRLTSSGEELWHRYVDEAYASGFQDWIRPAPGGGYFTASSVSSWATRLAANGDTVWVRALDLPVATTPVAMWAEADTGFVIAGRQRTGTDSTVFLLTKFNGRGDPLWTRSYSGGGNAMGIIGAAPANDGSVYEVGCAPSLMRIVAAGNDQWTRDIPDLEGCVATALCPTQDGGCSVAGVFYPVEFMGTNMFAAKFDSSGRCLWTCPRFTREESMYATHIVQTSDGGYVVAAQVSEPDTVLTATGSLLVRFAPDPTAAHPSVILHPSTFILSAYPNPFNPATTLAFTLPNSGKLSLEIYDVMGRQVQTLSDGFLEAGEHSLRFDGTALPSGIYFARIQSGEFTATHKLLLLK
- a CDS encoding T9SS type A sorting domain-containing protein, whose translation is MRTTIIALITLILVGSAFAQPPTAVWTRTLGDAEGVRDPGIYSMSAGADGGVYVTGRCCLNVFHQAFASAWVARLDVNGNVSWSRDFWGTGGSSPGWDAGGYAIQTAADGGCIVGCGIGDLGSIPLPAALVRLNGSGDTLWARLIQPLDTMPNSAAVTAVCAAPGNGIAATARSDTRIVRADSAGNILWDHSIPDATLNSIIATPDGGFVAAGMYSPGFSVSFFLMKVNAAGDTLWTRHHYFLLGGSATAVLQTPQHGFIMAGKAFIPDTTQPAFGAVAATDSMGQLLWWRTYDDPEFISMKPCAEGGYILLSDRLVRINEDGDTLWTKALSSDTYSYKDVVQTADSGYVVGGYSGTEWGGSAELTKFSREGLATDPSFILHPYAFILSAYPNPFNPGTTLSFALSKAGRTSIVVYDITGREVQTLINETLTAGEHTLPFDGSALPSGIYFARVNSGESIATQKLLLLK
- a CDS encoding S41 family peptidase — translated: MKARFLSLLAALLCFVSLAPAAKPSPQDTLYEQIRHNVGLFGDVYRELTLRYVDSVDPKKFIRAGIDGMLSTLDPYTVFFDQEGTEDLDVITSGRYGGVGIEIGIRGIDKTLTVISAMDDSPAQRVGIRSGDRILMIDTVSTEGFSTAQAAKYLRGAAGSQVKLTIQRTGSSEPIEFVVTRREIEVKDVPYYGFVRPGTGYIKLAHFSRSAPDELDKAIVELKQGGMSALILDLRGNPGGLLSSAVSILQRFCAKDDTILYVRGRDDAGDQIFKLSTDPLAGQIPLAVLVDGGSASASEIVAGAVQDLDRGVLIGDPTFGKGLVQSVVSFESGEALKLTTAKYYTPSGRLIQRVDYLHDGNGVFRESPEPHQKFNTHNGRPVEGGGGITPDIVVPSPAPGMVGTELWRQGAFFDFINAYRARHPMITTAKIDDSAMAEFRHWLDSTHFHYELNGQLALDTLRRVLKDAGLTDSAAVDLTHLDRLLEMRRVREFDNEMDFIRHSLEGELANNLFGSRGRIEASFADDMQIQKALEVFANKPEYDRLLAVSTGGKRD